TTAAAGAATCACCCATATCACGTAATTCCCATTTAATTCTATCAATATCGTCTGTTTTTCTTATACTACTATAATCAATTTTATCAAACCTCTCTTTTGAATACTCTCCAATGAAGTCTCCTTTATCAAAAATATTCTCCATAATAATATCAATATCTGTTCCAAAAGTTTTAAATTTTTTCTTTTTAGCATTTATTGCAATCACATCTTTAGTCTTTTTATCTCTTTCAAATACAATAACCTTATCAGGATAGCAATCCGAAATAATAAATGGAGAGTGAGAGGTAATCAAAACATCACGCATTAAATTATTACTTCCACTAGCATCCAAAGACTTTTTTAAGACACTAATAAACTTAGAACGCCAATCTGGATTAAAATGAGTTTCTGGCTCATCCAATAACAATAATGCATTTCGATTTCTTAACATCAAACAAATCCCTAATGTATGCAAAAACTGTTGTTCTCCATCAGAAAGATTTTTAAGTAATAATTCCACCGTTTCATCCTTTCCTTTAATTTTCTTCTCTATATAATAATCAAGAAAGTAGAAAACTTTATCCTCAGGAGCAGGAGTTGGAATTTTACCATCCGTGTAGTATCCCTTCGAATTGTACACATCGCTTTTAATGTACTGAGGTATTGAAATGTAATTTAAGGTATACAATAATTGAAAAGCTTGGAAAAGTTCATATATGGTTTTAAAATTATCTTTAAAAGCTATTTTAGTGTTTTCATCAACCCAAAAATCAAGGATTAAATGATCCTCTTTATCATAATAGCAAGTAGCACAATTCTTAAACTTATCTATTATTTTATCTTCATTATCCTGAGTGTTTTTTTCCTTTATAAGTTGATCTAAAATTCTATTTGAAGTCCCTTCTACTTGTTTTATATTTAGGTTCATCCTAAATCTTTTAATATCTAAAACCCCTAGCTCTTCTTTTAGAGATTTTAAAATATTTTTCTCTTTTAGAGCTTCCTCGTCATGAAAAATTAAATTAGACAGTAACACAGCTTGACTCATTTCATAATCTATATAAACCAAACTGTTCTCAGGTTCCTTGTAAAATCTATTATGAATTAAAAACTCTTGATACTCATCAAAACTTAATAACTGTGACTTTAAAAAAGGAATACTTAAAATTTCATTCTCCCCAGAAGAATAACCTATTATTAGATTAGGTAAATATGCTTTAGCTGGAGCAGAATATCCTTCTTTTCTTTCTGTTTCAGTTGGAAGCATTCTGAATGAGTCCTCATCTGCTATGTTCTCAAAAGGGTAAGAAAAAGCTTCTAACTTAGGCAGTTCATTTTCTTTTTTTGTAATTACTACTTTAAATAAACTTTCTATTATGTATTCTTTGTTAGTGATATATTCATTTTGAAACTTAGGAACAATATAATATTCTAATTCGTATGCATTTGGTTTATTAGCTCCATTATTAGGATGGAAATTTTTAGGGTGATTTACATTTACACAATTTTCTAAATGATAGAATATATGAGAAAGCGCTTCTAATATATTAGACTTTCCACTTCCATTTAATCCAGCAAAGCAATAAGGATGAAACTGAGACCAATCGTTTTCTGGGCTTTCTTTTTTATAAGGAGCTCTAAATTCAAGTTCAAATCCTGAACTTAAACTATTAAAATCACTATTTAGTTTAAGTCGGGATAATTTCATCGTTATTGTCTATATATTTTTTTTGAGTCTGCAATACTATTTTCTTGCCAACAAAGGTTTGCAAAATTCCTTTTCGGGAGTTTTTGTGTTCTTTTTTAGTTCTATTTAAAACCTGAAAAAGTTTTTTCACTTCATCGTCATAAGTTTCAGAGCTTGAATATTCGTGGCTATTAAGAGAGTTTATCAAATTCTCTATAAGTATATCGTCTTCTATTAAAAGGTTTATTTCATCTTTTTTAGTTTTATCAGCGATTTCATTAAAGGTTTTATATATTAAAGTCTGAAATAGTTCTTCCAACAAATCTAATGACTGATTGCTTCTAATTTTCTGTAGCTCAATATTTTTTTTAATCCATAAAAACTTATTTTGAATACTTATTTCAGGTAATGGTATTTCTAGATTCTTAACAATCTTCAGGTTTAAGCCTTTCATTGCGATTCCTCTAGCAGAGTTCACAACTTTCTTCCTATAAGGAGAATGTTGAAATAAAAATTGAAAATACTCTGACTTAATCTTCTTTTGATTAAAGGAAATTTTCATTAACCTTGGATTAATAATACCTTCCTCAAAATTACTTGGAATAACTGCTACCTTACCAACAACCCCCATTAAAGTTATAAGAACATCTTTTGACTCTACTTTATAATTTATTAATTCATTGTATTTATCTAAACTGATAAAGTAGTTTCCATAATCAAGACCATTCACTACTTGTTCCTGACCATAAACTTTATAACCTTTTGGTGTATAAAATTCTTTTTTCAATGTAGAACCAAAAGGTCCAGATTTAATGGAATTATTCTTTTCAAGTTTTAGATTATCAATTTTTGCTATAGCGTGATTTTTATTATTCAAAATTGGATCTCCACATGTTTTAATAAATGTACTAAGAAGAAATTCATCTAATAATGAAAGAAATTCGGATTTTCGATTTATTAAATTTTGGATTTTGTCAAATCTATTTATGTATCTCTTTTGATCTTCAATAGCATATTTTGGAATTTCAATTTTGTTGATGTAAGTCTTAGATATATTTTTTAATCCTACACCTTTAAATCCATTTGCAAGTATATGAATATTCCCAAATAGATAATAGTAAACAAATTTAGTTTCAAATTCATTTATCATATCATCTTTTAGCCTTACAACAAAGCAATGAGAAGTAGTAGAAAAAGCTCTACCCTCATAATGAATATTAGGAACTCCACCGTTTCCAATTATTATAGATTCTTCAAAATACTCTGGAGACTCAGTATACTTTCTTTGTTTTGGGCTTGATGTATAAAATGAAAAACTTCCTTCGTCAAAGCCTTCACTGGCTTTTAATTTGGATTTAGCTTGAAAATCAAAAATATTTTTAAATAAAATTTTATCTACCTCCATATTCTAAAAATTATCATCACTAAGCTCTTCCAAACCTCTAAATATTTCACTCTCTAACTCTCTAAGTTGCTTAAGAATAATATTAGGAGTTCTATAATTTTCGGGCTTATAAATAAAGTCTTGATATAAATTAAAATTTAACTCAAATCCATTATCTTCTATTTCATTATAAGGGATAGCAAAATGTTGTAACTTCTTATTCTTTTGATTTTTTTTATTTCTTGATTCCCACTCTTCAATAACTATTGGTAAAGGATTGATTTTAAGTTTATTTCTGTTAGCATCTAAGGAGTAACCATCCGAATTCATACCATAAAACCAAATATCCATTTCTTGAGGAGATTCAGTATTACTTTTACGCTTTTCGAAAAACAAAATAGACGTTTTAACCCCTGTGTAAGGTTGAAATACTCCTTCGGGCAAAGAAATTACACCTTGTAAATCACAACAATTCATTAGCATTTTCCTAGTTTCTTTATATGCCTTCCCTCCATTAAAAACTACACCTTCTGGCACAATGACTGCTGCACGACCTCCTTCTTCTAGCATGTAAATTATTCGTTCTAAAAACAATAACTCTGACTGCACAGGTTGGGATATTCTATTTCCTTTTTTATCATTTTTAGGATGATAAACTCTATCTAAATTTTCACTTATAGTCTTGCTATTAATTTTCCCAGTAAAGGGTGGGTTAGCTAGTATATATTTATACTTTAACGTATTATTTTCAGTTTCAAAATTTTCGTATTCAGGAGAAAGAGTATCTAAGTGTATAATTTTAGGACTATCTATACCATGCATCATTAGATTCATCATACCTATTCTAACCATTGTTTGATCAATATCAAAACCGTAAAAAGTATTATTCTTTAATATGCTTTTATTTTTTTCATTCAACTTCTGTCCATCTAACCCCTTACTTAAACCGTTAATATCAATAGTTGTTTTTTTAGAATACTTAGTTATAATATATTGATGAGCTGCAACTAAAAACCCTCCAGATCCACAGGCTAAATCGCTAATCTTTCCATCAATATCTGGATCTAACATTTCAACCATCATTTGAATGATATGACGTGGAGTTCTAAATTGCCCATTCTTACCACCTTCACTAGTTTGTTTTAGTAAATGTTCATAAAGATCACCTTGAATATCTTGAAAGTATTGCTCATCTTCTTTTTCTTGCTTTTCTATTTCAATATAAATTTCATCTATTATTTCTATAGACTCTTCTATCAATGTTGGTTTCTTTATACTAAAATTAGCCTGTCTCATTGCCTTAAAAAAAGGAGATTCTTCTTCCGTTAAATCATTTTTAATATAAAAAAACACTAAATCTAGATGTGAAACCAGTTTCTTACTATCTCTTTTGTGATATACGCTCCACTTATACTCGTCAATAACATCTGGTTTAAAGACTTCTAATCTTTTCATGAATAACAGATATGAGATTTGTTCTATAGCTGTTATAGGATTAGAATGCCCTCCTGACCATAATAATGTCCAGAGTGAATGTACTTTAGTTCTGATTTTTGACGTTAGCATTTATATTTTTTTATTAAAAAACAATGAGTAATTATTAATTATAAAACTATAAATAATAACTGAAGTACTAAAGAAGTATTTTAACTTTCTCAAAAGGTAAAGTTACCTACCTAACCGTTGCTTACACATTCTAATTTCTTCTTTAGAAAACAAGAGGGTATATTCAGGTTGTACGACTAAATTCTCTATGGATAAATCTACTCGTCCTTCCAAAAGTAATTTAGTAAATCCTTCTGTGTTCTCAGGTTTAGTAATTAGTTTTTTAGCAGCAATATAATATCCTTCCTCTGCGGCAAGATTAATTAAATATTGAGGGCGATATACATCTTTTATACATAGTTGAACCTTGTAGCTCAAGTTCCTTTCGAACTCATTTTTTAATTCTTCATCTATCATGTTAGTCATTTTTGACTACTAATATAATCAATGCTTTTTATATTTTAGAAGTTCAATTCGACCTTCTAAATACCATACTTAATCTACTCTAAAATAAGAGATTATAAATCACTCTTTTTTAATAGGTAACGATTTCAGCACCTAAAAATTAACAACACTTTCCAAAGCATCGTCAAAACTGCATAATTATAAAGTTTTTTGTCTTTTATTAATTGAGCCCTGAAAAAACAAACATTATTGGTCTTTATTTTGAATCAGAATTCACAGTTCAAAAGGATGCTATAGATAAAAAACCTGGAGAATAATATTTTGTGAATAATTATTTTCATGACTGAGGATAAAATTTAGAAAAAAAGCGAGTTAGCATGGCATCTCTGCTGGATAGAAAAAGAATTAGCAAATCATTATTGGAGGTTATCAACTCGGTTTTTCAGAAGTACTATCAACAGGATAATTTCAGAATCAAGGAATATCGAATTAAAAGAATCTAAGAAACGAAAAACGACCACCCCAAAAGAGTTTAAATTATTTGTAGCTGAAGTCGATGGTGTTTAAGTCGTTTTACACTATTTATTCAAGTAATTTGAATTAAAATGCTAATAATAAAGAAACCCGAATTTATTGATATTTATTTTTAAAAGTGTGTAAATCCTTTAAAGAGATACAGTATTTAGATTTATCAATTATCTTTTAGAAAACTTCCTGTTTTTTTGTTGCAACATCGTGGATTCTTGTTGCAACAATTATTTAGAACCATTCAGATAAATTAAATCAGAATATAAAGGTATTGTAGTTTTTTTTAAAAAACAACCACACAACAGTCTATAAACTATTGTATAGTTTAGATTAGAAAAATAATAGTATATGTTTTTAGTGAATGACTAAACTGTTTATTTTCTATCTCAGTTTTTTGTTGGGCTTAGTTTTATAAATTCTCAATATAAAATTCATAATCTTCATTAATGTCATTTTCAATAATATTCAATAGTCTTTCTATTACTTTTAAATCTTTTCTTTTTGGTGCAACATCTAATTCATCTTTTTCATCTTTAAAAGTTAGAAAAGCAAAGTTTTTTAGAAATAGGTTATTAAACCTATACTTATTAGAATTAATATCATAGGTAAAAAACTCTCCTCTTTTTAGAGTACACAATTCATTAATGATTTTTTCTGATTTAACTGAATTTTCTCTAATTAATTTAGAATTTATTAAATCATCGAAGCTAAAAAATTCTTTCTTTAAGTTTAAAGCTTGTTTAATTATTTCTTTGGGTAAATTTAAAATTGAGCCATTTGAAATTTTTACTGCTTTATCAAATGTTGAAGTTAATGTATCTGTCTTTTCTTCTAAATACTTTTCTAAGGCTAAATCTAAATGAGTAGTATCAAAGAAAATTTTCTTTTTTGATGTTTGATAAACTAATTCATTAAAGCAAATGTTAAGACATATTTGATGACAAATTGTAGGAGAACCGCATGAATATTTAATTATTTTGTCTTTTGTTTCTTTTGAAAAATGAATATTTAAAAGTTTTTCTCCTTTATTTATTATTTTCTCAATTTCATCATTATCCATAATGGGTACCTTTATCTCGCTTACTCTTCCAGATAGTTCATTGTCATATTCTACAACTTGTCTTGCTGTTGAAACTGCACCAATTGCTATTATTTTTAACTCATCATAATTTATGGACATATCCATAAATACTTTCATTAATTGAGCGATTTTTGTTTTATTTTCTCCGGTTATTTTATGAAAATCTTCTAAAACCCAACAAGAATTAGATTCTCCAAAAAAATGACCTAATCTTTGTGGTGTTAATTGAGGTGGTAATACTGATATGTTGTTTTTTGTTTTAGTTTTATTTATTTCAAATAAGGAAATTGAAGATTTGATCTCGTTATATTGGAGAGTAATTTTAGGATTTATTTTTAAACCTTTTGAAGAAGAAGATTCCTCATAAAAATTATCTAATTGATCAAAGCCATCTAAAATTACATTTTCAAATGTCATTCCTTTCATACATCGAGTTATGATATAGTTTTCATAAGTTTGATTCAATTTATTAAGAACTAAAGTAGTTTTTCCACAACCTGAATGTCCAAAAACGACAATTTGTTTTCCTGGTGTATTTAGTGCATCAACAAGTTGGTTGTTTATTTTCCAATCTCTTTCAACGAAAATTAATGTTGAAGGTTTGGATGGTGTAAATACTTGATTGGTTTTTTTTGTTTTCATTTTTTTAATTAAGCCCAACGTGTTTCTTTAGTTTGTATTAAATATCTTTAGATAGAAAAAGAAGAGAACTATAACGTGTTTTAAGTACTAAATTTAGCAAATAAATCACAGATAGAAAGCCGCGAGGACTTTCGTAAATATGCTAGAACTAGCAATTAATTTTATAAGGTGTTGTGCTTAGTGCTTTTAAATTTTATTTATTAATTTCTCTAACTCAGTCAATTGCCCTTTGTATTGTTTGATAATACTTTCTAAATTTTTTGACATATAGTCTTTTTCCAATTCTATGCCTTTTATTGCATTTAATCCTTTAGTCATTGCACTAGCAATCCCTTTAGTTCTTGGGTCGAGTCTAAGATGAGCCATAATTTCTACTAACGGTAGAAAAAATTCTCTTCTCAAAACAAATGGATTAAAGTTCCCCGCTCTCAGATAAGGCATTATTTGAGCAGAATGTAAATCAGCAATTGGTATATATCTTGGATCATTCAAAGGGTCGGAGTTCGATTCCTTTTCAAGTTCAACACCGTAATCTTTAAATGCACTACTAAACTCTTGTAGACTTAAACTTAACGAAGTGGTGTGTTTTGAAGTTCCTGATAAGTATCTATTAAATTTTTCTCTCAAGGTTTCATAAAGATGTTCCAAAATACTAACATAGCCGTTTGTGCTATTCGAAATTTTCACAATTTCTTCAAATACCTTTTTTTTATTGTTAAGTTCGATGTATATAATTAACTCATTCTTGTCAAGAGATTTGAAAACTTCTCCGCTTAGTGAAGAATACAATTCCAAGTTTCGAATTTTAAAGTCTTCTTTTTTGAGTTCTTCGGAATATTCATCAAGCGACTGAATTTGCTTTTTAATGGGTTCTTCCAAGCTACGCAACTCCGCAATCCAACGTTCTCCAGATTTTATGATTTTCTTTTTATCCGAACGCTTTTCAATTATTCCCTTTACCCAAATACCTAAAAGCAATGTCAATATTGGTAACAAATATTTCAGCCAATCAACTTTAGTCTTTTCCTTTACCATTACGACTTTAGTTAAGTTGTCTTTAGATATAGGGATTGTCAACTCATTTTTAAAGTTGAGTGTTATCGTGTCAACTTTTTGAGAACTTCTCTTGATTATTGTATCTGATTGGATTAGTTTTTTCTCATTTGTTAAAGAATCAACTTTGAGTCCTATTGAATCTTGACTATAAAGATTAATTGAGATGAAAATTAGTAATATATTTAGAAATTTGTTCATTTTTTCGTGTTAAGCACAACTAGTTACATAAGGAATAAAGTTCTCGTTTATCAAAAATTAAAAGTAGCGTATCAACAATAAAAAAGACACTAAAAAACCGTACAATAAGTAAGGTTTTACCTTACTTATTGTACAAATTTGATCTAATAATAAAGTGATCTATAAAAAAGAGTTATGAAAGCTTATTATTTGAGCATAAGCGAAAGATATATCAGCATGAAAGAGGTTTTTAATATAAAAAAAAGAATAGTAATTTATAACATTTTATAATCGTAATTACCTGACCAATCTTCAGGTAGCTGCCCTCCTATTTCTCTTAAATATTTTCTAGTTGTACT
This genomic stretch from Tenacibaculum sp. Bg11-29 harbors:
- a CDS encoding restriction system-associated AAA family ATPase, coding for MKLSRLKLNSDFNSLSSGFELEFRAPYKKESPENDWSQFHPYCFAGLNGSGKSNILEALSHIFYHLENCVNVNHPKNFHPNNGANKPNAYELEYYIVPKFQNEYITNKEYIIESLFKVVITKKENELPKLEAFSYPFENIADEDSFRMLPTETERKEGYSAPAKAYLPNLIIGYSSGENEILSIPFLKSQLLSFDEYQEFLIHNRFYKEPENSLVYIDYEMSQAVLLSNLIFHDEEALKEKNILKSLKEELGVLDIKRFRMNLNIKQVEGTSNRILDQLIKEKNTQDNEDKIIDKFKNCATCYYDKEDHLILDFWVDENTKIAFKDNFKTIYELFQAFQLLYTLNYISIPQYIKSDVYNSKGYYTDGKIPTPAPEDKVFYFLDYYIEKKIKGKDETVELLLKNLSDGEQQFLHTLGICLMLRNRNALLLLDEPETHFNPDWRSKFISVLKKSLDASGSNNLMRDVLITSHSPFIISDCYPDKVIVFERDKKTKDVIAINAKKKKFKTFGTDIDIIMENIFDKGDFIGEYSKERFDKIDYSSIRKTDDIDRIKWELRDMGDSLTKDIVFAKLNRIKRELTSAKNI
- a CDS encoding restriction endonuclease subunit S; translation: MEVDKILFKNIFDFQAKSKLKASEGFDEGSFSFYTSSPKQRKYTESPEYFEESIIIGNGGVPNIHYEGRAFSTTSHCFVVRLKDDMINEFETKFVYYYLFGNIHILANGFKGVGLKNISKTYINKIEIPKYAIEDQKRYINRFDKIQNLINRKSEFLSLLDEFLLSTFIKTCGDPILNNKNHAIAKIDNLKLEKNNSIKSGPFGSTLKKEFYTPKGYKVYGQEQVVNGLDYGNYFISLDKYNELINYKVESKDVLITLMGVVGKVAVIPSNFEEGIINPRLMKISFNQKKIKSEYFQFLFQHSPYRKKVVNSARGIAMKGLNLKIVKNLEIPLPEISIQNKFLWIKKNIELQKIRSNQSLDLLEELFQTLIYKTFNEIADKTKKDEINLLIEDDILIENLINSLNSHEYSSSETYDDEVKKLFQVLNRTKKEHKNSRKGILQTFVGKKIVLQTQKKYIDNNDEIIPT
- a CDS encoding ATP-binding protein; translated protein: MKTKKTNQVFTPSKPSTLIFVERDWKINNQLVDALNTPGKQIVVFGHSGCGKTTLVLNKLNQTYENYIITRCMKGMTFENVILDGFDQLDNFYEESSSSKGLKINPKITLQYNEIKSSISLFEINKTKTKNNISVLPPQLTPQRLGHFFGESNSCWVLEDFHKITGENKTKIAQLMKVFMDMSINYDELKIIAIGAVSTARQVVEYDNELSGRVSEIKVPIMDNDEIEKIINKGEKLLNIHFSKETKDKIIKYSCGSPTICHQICLNICFNELVYQTSKKKIFFDTTHLDLALEKYLEEKTDTLTSTFDKAVKISNGSILNLPKEIIKQALNLKKEFFSFDDLINSKLIRENSVKSEKIINELCTLKRGEFFTYDINSNKYRFNNLFLKNFAFLTFKDEKDELDVAPKRKDLKVIERLLNIIENDINEDYEFYIENL
- a CDS encoding N-6 DNA methylase; amino-acid sequence: MLTSKIRTKVHSLWTLLWSGGHSNPITAIEQISYLLFMKRLEVFKPDVIDEYKWSVYHKRDSKKLVSHLDLVFFYIKNDLTEEESPFFKAMRQANFSIKKPTLIEESIEIIDEIYIEIEKQEKEDEQYFQDIQGDLYEHLLKQTSEGGKNGQFRTPRHIIQMMVEMLDPDIDGKISDLACGSGGFLVAAHQYIITKYSKKTTIDINGLSKGLDGQKLNEKNKSILKNNTFYGFDIDQTMVRIGMMNLMMHGIDSPKIIHLDTLSPEYENFETENNTLKYKYILANPPFTGKINSKTISENLDRVYHPKNDKKGNRISQPVQSELLFLERIIYMLEEGGRAAVIVPEGVVFNGGKAYKETRKMLMNCCDLQGVISLPEGVFQPYTGVKTSILFFEKRKSNTESPQEMDIWFYGMNSDGYSLDANRNKLKINPLPIVIEEWESRNKKNQKNKKLQHFAIPYNEIEDNGFELNFNLYQDFIYKPENYRTPNIILKQLRELESEIFRGLEELSDDNF